A single Azospirillum sp. TSA2s DNA region contains:
- a CDS encoding acyl-CoA dehydrogenase, with amino-acid sequence MSAYEPPLQSVRLLVNEVLKAPEALAAAGWEDATPDLFDAVLAQAGRLAVDVLLPVDRSGDEEGARVEGDGVRMPAGFNEAWRHWREGGWNGLAGDPTYGGQGMPALLDTLVTEMVCAANLAFSITPGLTQGAIRALAAHGDAAVKEHCLPPMLAGDWTGAMALTEPQAGTDLGLLRTQAVPVGDGTYRLAGQKMFISSADHDLTGNLVHLVLARLPDAPPGTRGISLFVVPKRLPDGTRNGWSVLSVERKMGLHASPTCVVSYEGAVGWMVGEPHRGLAAMFTMMNHERLFVGIQGIGVGERAAQAALTYARERVQGRAPGGGGSGGAGDPILHHPDVRRMVLTARVLTDAGRALAGWVALWLDRAAKDPSLAEEAEDWAALLTPVVKAAGTDFGFEAAVLAQQVMGGHGYIRDNGVEQLVRDVRATQIYEGTNGVQALDLVQRKLGLHGGRPLTRMLDAVEDAAATLADDPVTAELAEPLRSAADRLRGLADWLRQEGRDPRDGAAGATDLLRLTALVAYGWMWGLTASAAVQRPAGYDPAFLDARIGLARFFMIRLLPETAMLEARIRSGYAGLDAGLSDRLEGIEG; translated from the coding sequence ATGAGCGCGTATGAACCGCCGCTGCAATCCGTCCGCCTCCTCGTCAACGAGGTGCTGAAGGCTCCCGAGGCGCTTGCCGCAGCGGGTTGGGAGGACGCGACGCCCGATCTGTTCGACGCGGTGCTGGCACAGGCCGGACGGCTGGCGGTGGACGTGCTGCTGCCGGTCGACCGTTCCGGCGACGAAGAGGGTGCGCGGGTCGAGGGGGACGGCGTGCGCATGCCGGCCGGCTTCAACGAGGCGTGGCGCCATTGGCGCGAGGGCGGCTGGAACGGGCTGGCCGGCGACCCGACCTATGGCGGGCAGGGGATGCCGGCGCTGCTCGACACGCTGGTGACGGAGATGGTGTGTGCGGCGAACCTCGCCTTCAGCATCACCCCCGGCCTGACCCAGGGCGCCATCCGGGCGCTCGCCGCCCATGGCGACGCGGCGGTGAAGGAGCATTGCCTGCCGCCAATGCTGGCCGGCGACTGGACCGGCGCCATGGCCCTGACCGAACCGCAGGCCGGCACCGACCTGGGCTTGCTGCGCACACAGGCCGTGCCGGTGGGCGACGGCACCTATCGGCTGGCCGGGCAGAAGATGTTCATCTCCTCCGCCGACCATGACCTGACCGGGAACCTCGTGCATCTCGTGCTGGCCCGCCTGCCCGACGCGCCGCCGGGCACCCGCGGCATCAGCCTGTTCGTCGTGCCCAAGCGCCTACCCGACGGGACCCGCAACGGCTGGTCGGTGCTGTCGGTCGAACGCAAGATGGGGCTGCACGCCTCGCCCACCTGCGTGGTGTCCTATGAGGGTGCCGTCGGCTGGATGGTGGGGGAGCCGCATCGTGGCCTCGCCGCCATGTTCACGATGATGAACCATGAACGGCTGTTCGTCGGCATCCAGGGCATCGGCGTTGGGGAGCGCGCGGCGCAGGCGGCCCTAACCTATGCCCGTGAGCGCGTGCAGGGCAGGGCGCCGGGTGGCGGTGGATCGGGCGGAGCGGGCGACCCGATCCTGCATCATCCCGACGTGCGGCGGATGGTGCTGACCGCCCGCGTGCTGACCGACGCCGGACGGGCGCTTGCCGGATGGGTGGCGCTGTGGCTTGACCGGGCCGCCAAGGATCCGTCGCTGGCGGAGGAGGCGGAGGATTGGGCGGCGCTGCTGACCCCGGTGGTGAAGGCCGCCGGCACCGACTTCGGCTTCGAGGCGGCGGTGCTGGCCCAGCAGGTGATGGGTGGCCACGGCTATATCCGCGACAATGGCGTCGAGCAGCTGGTCCGCGACGTGCGGGCGACGCAGATCTATGAAGGCACCAACGGCGTCCAGGCGCTCGACCTCGTGCAGCGCAAGCTGGGCCTGCATGGCGGCCGGCCGCTGACGCGGATGCTGGACGCGGTGGAGGATGCCGCAGCGACGCTGGCCGACGATCCGGTGACGGCTGAACTGGCGGAGCCCCTGCGGAGCGCTGCCGACCGGTTGCGCGGCCTCGCCGACTGGCTGCGGCAGGAGGGGCGCGATCCGCGCGACGGGGCGGCCGGGGCGACCGACCTGCTGCGGCTGACGGCGCTGGTCGCCTATGGCTGGATGTGGGGACTGACCGCCTCCGCCGCGGTTCAGCGACCGGCAGGCTATGACCCGGCATTCCTCGATGCGCGCATCGGGTTGGCCCGCTTCTTCATGATCCGCCTGCTGCCGGAGACCGCCATGCTGGAGGCACGCATCCGCAGCGGCTATGCCGGGTTGGATGCGGGACTGTCCGACCGGCTGGAGGGCATCGAAGGGTAG
- a CDS encoding DUF4126 family protein yields the protein MFALILAFLIGSVSGSRTLLAPAAVSWAVYGGWLDVSGSWLFFLGHPVSPWVFTAMAVVELIVDKLPTTPSRKQPFPFASRIAGGAIAGAAIGMNTGVWVGGLVAGGIGAVAGTLVGYAARMRMAAAFGRDRPAALLEDAVALIAAVLIVAAA from the coding sequence ATGTTTGCCCTGATCCTCGCCTTCCTGATCGGCTCCGTCTCCGGCTCGCGCACGCTGCTCGCCCCGGCAGCGGTCAGTTGGGCCGTCTATGGCGGCTGGCTCGATGTGTCGGGGAGCTGGCTGTTCTTCCTCGGACACCCGGTGTCGCCGTGGGTCTTCACCGCAATGGCCGTGGTGGAGCTGATCGTCGACAAGCTGCCGACCACCCCCAGCCGCAAGCAGCCCTTCCCCTTCGCCAGCCGCATCGCCGGTGGAGCCATCGCCGGGGCTGCCATCGGGATGAACACCGGAGTCTGGGTCGGCGGCTTGGTCGCCGGCGGCATCGGCGCCGTCGCAGGCACGCTCGTCGGCTATGCGGCACGCATGCGGATGGCTGCCGCCTTCGGTCGCGACCGCCCCGCCGCCCTGTTGGAAGATGCGGTGGCGCTGATCGCGGCCGTTCTGATCGTGGCGGCGGCGTGA